The Virgibacillus sp. SK37 region CCTGTAAAATGACCTCAACTTTTTTTCGTATAGCAGGATTAAAGTAATTTCGCTTTTCTTCCTTTCCTCTGCAAACAAATAAAAACGATGAAAAGGAATCATTTTTAGTAAGGGTAAAAACTTTTAGTTGTTTTTTCTGCATTATTTTTCTCAGTTCCTTCCGTTCGCTCATACCAGCCGTTTCCATCTTCTCCAACGGTTTTAGGTACAATTCTTTAATTTTAAAAGGGCCTTTTTTAAAAAGTTGAATATCCTTTTGGATAACTACGAGGGCCATTGAAAGAAAAAGGAAACGAGAACCAATTTGCAACTCTTCATCACTAAGGTAACGCATAAACACTCCTCCAATTATAGAACGTTTGTTCCTATTACTTTAGTATATGCCATAAAGCACATAAAATACAATATAAATTTCTGGAAATGAAAAGAAAGTGGCGAGATTTTACTTTTCAGAAAGAAGGGTTTACATTAAACTAAAACTAGTTAGACTATGAGTAAAGAAGGGAATTAAACAAGTAATAGATTTTACATACAGAGGGGATTCAGGCACATGTATTTATTGGATATCCAGCTATCTAATTGGCGAATGATGTTGGAAAACGATCAATTAGATGAGTATATTATGCAGCTTTTAAATAATTATGAAAATCTGGGTCCCATCCCAGGTATTTTATTACCTTTTATTGAAGCGTTTCTCCCTTTTTTGCCTTTAGTAGTCTTCGTTTTTGCAAATGCGGCAGCCTACGGATTGCTGGAAGGCTTTCTTCTTTCTTGGGCAGGGTCAAGTCTTGGTGCCATTCTTGTCTTCTTTATCATCCGCCGACTTGGGGACAAGAAGGTGTTCAGGTCAATACGAAAGAATAGACAGGTACAGAAGGTTACCGCATGGCTTGAAAGACATGGGTTTGGTCCACTGTTTTTATTAATGTGTTTTCCTTTCTCTCCCTCAGCCGTGATCAATGTGGTAGCAGGGCTCTCTAAAATAAGTATGCAGCAGTTTATTCTCGCTGTAATATTGGGAAAGTCGGTAATGATATTTTCCTTGGCATATATTGGTTCAAGTATTTTAGAATTTGCGAAAAACCCAATGAAAACTATAATCGTTGGAATAGGTATTGTATTGTTCTGGGGAATAGGTAAGTTAATTGAGAAACATTTAGAGAAGAAAGCCCAATTGAAAGGGAGAAACGGTTAAACTTCATTAAACCAGGGTATTATAGTGATAGATAATAATCCTGGAGTGATTAAGATGAGGAAATTGAATTACCGTAAGTTTATCCCGGTAGTGATATTTGCAATAGCCATTGCAATAATATTCCGCACGGTGTTGTTCGCAAGTTATGTTGTGGATGGAGAGTCAATGGAGCCAACACTTTATGACGGAAATCTGTTAATGGTAAATAAAGTAGTATATAACCTGGAAAATGTAGATCGGTTTGACGTCATTGTGTTCCACGCCAATCAACAGGATGATTATGTGAAACGCGTAATCGGATTGCCAGGTGATAAGATTGAGTATAAAGAGGATAAATTATATATTAATGGCAAATATATAGAAGAAAAATTTTTAGAGCCATACAGGAATGTGAACGAAACGTTTACGGAAGACTTTACTTTGGAAGAGGTAACTGGAAAAGAAGAAGTACCTGAGGGTAAGTTATTTGTCATGGGAGATAACCGGGAAGACAGTCTTGACAGTAGATCGTTTGGATTTATATCCCAAAAGCAATTAGTAGGAAAAGTAGATGTGAAGTACTGGCCCCTCACGGAAGCAAGCTTAACTTTTGGTAAATAAAGGTCACTTACGCTTTTGTTCTCGAAAGCTTTCATCTTTGGTAAAATAAAGGATGAAAGCTTTTTTGTGATTTTAATATATATGCTATTGATTAATGTATGGGATAACCTATGTACCTAACATTTGCAATGTAATTTTTTTGTTTCGCTTTTTGTTTGAAGGTTTTAGTTAATAAAAGTTTGTTTAACGTGCAGCTTATTGAAAATCGTACCGATACAAGTTCAATTTATATAGAATATTTGCTACTGAATATATTTAAATAAGTGAGAGAATGGAGGAAGTGTTTATGGGACTCCGGTTTTTATTGGGGCGTGCCGGGACAGGAAAAAGCGGCAGAACAATGGATGAGATTAAAGAAAAATTGTTGGAAAACCCAAATGGAACACCTATTTTCTATATTGTTCCAGATCAAATGACATTTCAGCAGGAATACGCTCTTTTCCATGATAAGGATATTGTAGGGAGTATTCGCGCCCAAGTAGTAAGCTTCTCCAGATTGGCATGGAGAATTCTTCAAGAAACTGGTGGAGGAACGAAGCAGTTTATAAGCTCTGTTGGTGTGCAAATGATGCTACGTAAAATTATTGAGGAAAAAACGGAAGACTGGCGTGTTTTTCAAAAGGCGATGGAAAAACAGGGCTTTCTTAGTCAACTGGAAAAAATGATAACGGAATTTAAACGATACAACATCAGTCCGGAAGTACTACAAAGTCAAATGATAGAAATGGAGGGGTATGTCCACAAAGAATCAGGAGAGGAAGCATTAATTAATAAGCTTGATGATCTAGGATATATTTATGAAAAATTAATGGTTGCCTTACAAGATAAATACATTGATAGTGAAGACCAATTACAGTTATTAGCAGATAAAATAGGCCAATCAAGCGTACTGCAGGACGCCGAAATTTATTTGGATGGCTTTCATCGCTTTACTCCAAACGAGCTGGTAGTAGTAGAAGCGTTATTAAAAAAATGCAAATCTGTCACCATTGCTCTTACAGTAGATGGGTTAGAAACAGAGGCTTCAGAGCTGGATTTATTTTATCAAACGGTGGAAACGTATCATCAAATACAACAGATTGCTATAGAGAATCAGATCCCACTGGAAGAAACAGTACAGTTAGACCCGGCTTATGGTAGATTCAGTAATCGTCCTTACTTTGCCCATTTAGAGCAATATTTTGATGTAAGACCTGCTCCTCAATTTGATGGTGAAACACCAATTCGCATTGCGGAAGCCGTCCATCCTCGTGCAGAGGTAGAAGGTGTAGCACAGGAGATCATCCGTCTTGTTCGAGAAGAGAATTACCGTTTTCGTGATCTCGCTGTTTTTATTAGGCAAACAGATACATACCATGATCTGATTGCAACGATATTTGAAGACTACGATATACCTGTGTTTATAGACGAAAAACGAACGATGCTTAATCATTCCTTAATCGAGTTTATCCGGTCCGTACTGGATATTGTGGAAGGAAATTGGCGATATGATGCTATCTTCCGTGTGTTAAAAACAGGGTTTATTCCAATGACCGATAAGGAATATCCGTTAACTGCTGACGCAATTGACGAGTTGGAAAATTATGTTCTCGAGTATGGAATTCGCTCCAGAAATCGGTGGCTAAGTGAGGATGAGTGGGTATTTCAGCGTTTCCGAGGCTTTGATCAAGCGACACAAACAGATACAGAAAAGGAGATTCAAAAAAGAATCAATAGGTATCGTAAACAAGTAGTAAGGGCATTGGCTCCTTTTGACGAAGATATGCGGAAAGTCAGTACGGTTCGGGAGCTATGTGAACGTACATACTTACTTCTGGAGGAGCTAGGTGTGCCAAATTGTCTGGAGCAAATGCGTGAATTATTTGATGAGCAAGGTGAGATAGAAAAAGGAAGAGAGCAAGAACAGGTGTGGAACGCGGTTATCCAACTATTTGATGAAATGGTGGAAATGGCTGGAGAGGAAACCATGACACTGACAACATTTCGTGCAACATTGGATGCTGGGTTTGAAACATTAAAATTTGCTCACGTTCCCCCAAGCATGGATCATGTCATTGTTGGTACGATTGATCGCTCCCGTATAAGCGGAATCAAGTGCTCCTTCCTTCTTGGTGTTAATGAAGGTGTTTGGCCTATGAAACCATCGGGGGATGGAATGATTAATGAACAGGAAAGAGAGTTATTGGCTGGTCATGGACTACGTTTAGCTGAAACCAGTAAACGCCAATTGTTGGATGATTGGTTCTATATGTATATTGCATTTACTTCTGCAAAGGACAAGCTTTGGGTAAGTTATCCGCTAAGTGATGAAGAAGGAAAGTCTAAGATGCCCTCGCAACTGATTAAGCGGGTGGAGGATCTTTTCCCAGTTTGCTGTGAACATCTATTATTGCAGGATCCGGATGAATTAGTTGAGGCTGATCGGTTTATAACCACTCCCACGAAAACCAGATCAGCATTGACCGCTCAGTTAGCTCGTAATAGAAAAGGTTACCCAGTAAAGCCAATATGGTGGCATGTATTAAATTGGTATATTACCCATCATGAACGCTATAGTACAACCTATAATGTATTGCAAAGCTTATTTTATGAGAATAAACCAATCAACCTGGATACGGTGACAGTAGAGAAATTATATCCAAAGCAAGTAAAGGCAAGTGTATCCAGATTGGAAACCTACTATCGTTGTTCTTATCAGCATTTTGCTAAATATAGTTTGGGATTGGATGAAAGAAAAACGTATAAGCTGGATGCGCCGGATATTGGTCAACTGTTTCATGAAGCATTGAAAACAATAACAGAATGGGTGCAACAGGAAGGAAGAAACTTTGCCCAGCTAACAAAAAACGATACGGATGGCTATGCCCGTAAAGCTGTAACAAATTTGGCACCAATATTACAGCATCAGATTTTGCATAGCTCCAACAGATACAAGTATATTCAGCAAAAATTGCAGGAAGTCATTGCTAGAGCTGCCTATATTCTTAGTGAGCAAGCAAGACAGAGTAATTTCTCACCTGTTGGACTGGAACTTGGCTTTGGTACTAATCAAACACTTCCTCCGTTAACTCTGCCGCTTCCAAATGGGTATGAATTAATGCTTAGAGGGCGGATTGACCGTATTGATCAGGCGTTAAATAATGAGTCTTTATTCTTAAGAATTATAGATTATAAATCAAGCTCCAAGGGTTTGAATTTACTCGAAGTTTATTATGGACTAGCCTTACAGATGCTAACATATCTGGATGTGGTATTGACACATTCTGAGACATGGCTTGGAGTAAAGGCTACTCCAGCTGGTGTACTCTATTTCCATGTTCATAATCCGATGATTTCCGGTGATCAAAAATTACCTGAAGATAAAATAGAAGAAGAGATTTTTAAGAAGTATAAAATGCAAGGCCTTTTATTGTCAGATGAAGATATTGTTAAGATGATGGATACCAGTCTGGATTCGGGCACGAGCACAATTATTCCAGCTGGTGTGAAAAAGAATGGAGGATTTTATAGTTCCTCTAAAATAGCCGATGAAGATACATTTACTAGTCTGCAGTCACATATTCATCAACTGATGATGCAGGCAGGGATTGATATGACAGAAGGTGGCGTTCACTTAAATCCATATCAACACAAGCAGCAAATAGCATGTACCTACTGTCCATTCCATGCTGTATGTCAGTTTGATCCAATGCTTGAGGATAATAACTACCGGAAACTGACGGAAATGAAAGAAGAAACAATCCTGGAAAAGATTCGCGGAGAGGGAGAGGTGAAATAAGTGGTAAATTGGACAAAAGAACAAGAGGATGCGATTTACACAGCTGGTAAGGACGTACTTGTAGCAGCAGCTGCTGGATCTGGTAAAACAGCTGTCTTAGTTGAGAGGATTATCCAGAAACTATTAAACAAGGAAAAACCTGTCGATATTGATAGTTTACTTGTTGTTACATTTACAAATGCAGCCGCTCAAGAAATGCGGAACCGTGTTGGTGAAGCCCTTGAAAAAGCGCTGGCAGAGGATCCATCCTCTAGTCATCTGAAGAAGCAACTCTCTCTATTACAGCGTGCTTCGATTTCTACTCTACACTCTTTTTGTCTGGATGTTGTGAAGCAATATGCCTATTTGCTTGATATAGATCCAGGGTTTCGAATAGCTAATGACATGGAAGCAGATTTGATCAAACAAGAAGTAATGGAAGATTTGTTTGAGGAATGGTATGGAGCAGAAGGAGAAGAGCAGGAAGGCTTTTTCCAGGTTGTTGACCGGTTCTCCAGTGATCGAAGTGATGTAGAGGTAGAGGAGTTAATACTAGATCTTTATACATTTGCCGTCCAAAATCCATGGCCTGACCAATGGCTTGATGAATTAGCGTATACCTATCATGTGCCGGAAAATTGGCAGGAGTCTGATTTGGAATGGTTATCGATTATCAAACGAGAAGTAAAGGATCAACTTACAGCAATCCAGCAGGAAATGGAGCTTGCCCTGGATATTACAAGGGAAAATGATGGTCCTTACCAGTATGCGGATACGATTGAAAAAGATCTGGTCAATGTTCAAGAGGCCTTTGCCCATTTGGATACATGGGATGCTTTGCAAACATTTATGTCTGCTAGTAAATTTGCTACTCTTTCCAGAAAAAAGGCTGATTGTGATGAAGATAAAAAAGAAAAGGTGAAGACACTACGTAATAGTTACAAAGATCGTTGGACAAAAATGCAAAAGAGCTGGTTCAGCAGAAAGCTACAAAACCATGTAGAAGATATGCGGGAGCTAGCGCCTGTAATTAAACAGCTGACTGAATTGGTGAAGGAATTTAAAAAACGTTTCACGGTCCAGAAACAGGAAAAGGCTATTGTAGACTTTTCGGATTTGGAACACTATTGTTTGCAATTATTATTAGATGAAACCTCAACGAGCGATCAGCCAATTCCATCTGATGTAGCCATTCATTTTAAAAAACAGTTTAGTGAACTACTGGTGGATGAATATCAGGACACGAACATGGTACAGGAAACGTTGCTTACGTTAATTAGCGATCAGAGTGGACCTGGGAACATGTTTATGGTGGGGGACGTAAAGCAAAGTATATACCGCTTTCGTCATGCGGAACCATCGTTGTTTATTGATAAGTATAAGCGGTTTGCGAAAGAAGAACATCCGGCACAACGTATAGACCTTGCCAGTAACTTTCGAAGCAGAGAGCATGTGTTAGTAGGAGCAAACTATATATTTAGACAAATTCTTGATGAGCAAGTCGGTGAAATTAATTATGATGAAAATGCGGAACTGATTTATGGGAATAAAATGTATGAAGAACTTCCTTATCCTACTCCCAATCCCGAGCTGCTGATTATTGACAGGGAAGGAGAAGAAGATAAGGAAGAAGGAAACGGTGAGGAAGATTACCGCGATCTGGAGAAAGCACAGCTTGAAGCGAGAGCGTATGCAAATAAAATAAAGGAATGGATTGGCAGCAAAGAGGCCGCTCCTCTGCAGGTTGTAGATAAAGCTACACAAACTCAACGAGACCTGCAATATCGGGATGTTGTTATTTTGATGCGTTCCATGACATGGGCACCAACGATTGTCGATGAATTAAAAAAACAAGGTATCCCTGTGTATGCGGAGTTATCCTCTGGTTATTTTGAAGCAATTGAAGTGAAAATTATGATCAGCTTCTTAAAAATTATAGATAACCCAAGACAGGATATCCCATTGGCCTCTGTGCTAAGGTCCCCCATTGTAGGATTAAATGAAGACGACCTTGCATCTATTCGATTGGCTGAGAAAAATGTAACTTTTTTTGAGGCTTTAAAAAAGTATAGTAAACAGGCGAAAGATGCTACAGCAAATAAAACTGCTAGATTACTTGAACAACTAGACCACTTTCGGAACGCATCAAGGCAAGGGGCTTTATCAGAGTTGATTTGGCAAATATACAGGGAAACCGGTTATTATGATTTTGTTGGTGGTATTCCAGGTGGTCGGCAACGTCAAGCTAATTTACGTGCATTATATGATCGCGCCCGTACATACGAAACGACCTCATTCCGAGGCTTGTTCCGTTTTCTGAGATTTATTGAACGAATGGAAGAACGTGGAGATGATCTAGGCTCCGCACGAGCATTAAGTGAGCAAGAAGATGTTGTACGAATTATGACGATCCATAAAAGTAAAGGCTTGGAGTTCCCAGTAGTTATTGTTGGAGCGATGGATAAGCAATTTAATATGATGGATTTAAATCAGAAATATTTACTTCATAAAGATCTCGGGTTTGCGACTAAGTATATTGATCCAATTAAGCGTATTACCTATCCTACCTTGTATTTTCACGCGTTAAGTAAGGAAAAGCGCCGTGAATTATTAGCTGAGGAAATGCGTGTGTTATATGTAGCTCTGACGCGTGCAAAGGAAAAGCTTGTGATGATTGGAAATGTAGCTTCCTTTGAAAAGAAACGGGAAAAATGGCAACGTATGGTTGACCACTCTGAATGGGTGTTGCCTGCACACTTCCGTATGGATGCGAAGACCTATCTTGACTGGGTAGGGCCTGCCCTCATAAGGCATCAAGAGAGCGATATTTTAAGGACAAGGGAGATTCATGATGCGGTATTGGAAGAAATAAGAGTAGATCCATCTAGATGGGATGTTACCATACTGCATGGAAGTCAACTGGCAAACTTAGAGGAGTCCATTGTAGAAAAGTCATTACACCTGAAAGAAAATATGACAGAATGGAAGCAGGTAGACGTCGCAGATGATGAATTGAAGGATATCGTAGAGATGCGTTTATCCTACCAATACCCCTATTCTAAAGCAACTGCTTCCAGAGCAAAGCAGACAGTTACGGAAATTAAGCGACAACGAGAAATAAAGGATGAATACAGTGCAGATCAATTGGTTACAGAATATAAAGCGCCAATTGTAAAGCGGCCCAATTTTATCCAGAAAGAAAAGAAAGTAACTGCAGCTGAGAAGGGTACTGCCATACACACGGTTATGCAGCATATTCCTCTTCAAAAATCGCTTTCCAGTGAAGAAATAGAGATATTCACCGAGGAGCTTGTGGAGAGAGAAATTCTCACAAGAGATGAAGCGAATATTATTGATTATCAGGCTATTGAGGAATTTTTCCATTCAGAAATTGCAAACTATATGATGGAAACTGGCCATTTGCATCGGGAGGTTCCCTTCAGCTTAGCTCTTCCCGCAAATGAGGTTTATGCTACATGGCAAGAAGACACAAAGGAAAAAGTGTTGATTCAAGGGGTTATCGATTGCCTGATCCCACATGCAGATGGCTGGATTATCCTCGACTATAAAACAGATGCATTAACGGATGCAGATACAGATGAGAAAAAGTTGAGGAAACGCTACGAAACCCAAATGCGTCTCTACAAAGAAGCAGTAGAGTCGATTTGGAAGCAACATGTAAAGAAAACATATCTTTATTTCTTTTCAAAGCAACTATTGGTGGATGTACCAATTGAAAAAGAATAACGAAAGTGAAAAGTCAGCTCCTTATTAATAGGAAGCTGGCTTTTTTAGTGACTCTATAATATATGGTGGAGTGCCCCAATAATTCGTAAATGGATAAACTTCGAACTAACTAAAAATATAGAGTCTGCGTAATCACCGCTACTGGGAAATATTCCGCTTTATCTGTATTGTTCACCAAATTGTCATGAAGCAAGTAAAGGGTGATTCGAATCACACGGTCATGTGATTTAGTTCACTTTGCCAGAACACGAACAAATTTAAAATAAAAGTAAGTTATAAATAAGGAGGAGATTTTCTATGGCAACTGGAAAAGTTAGCACTCCAGAGGAAAAAGTAGTTCACCATGATGACCAATCCTTAAAAGGAGCATTGTTCTCATCATTGGTATTTGTTGGAGGCGGCATTGTCTCATTTATTGTATTACTTTTCGTGATTTATATGATGAGAGTAGGAATATAGGGAGGGAAAAGCGATGAAAATGCATCGTGCGGAAGAGATTTGGCTAGTTATAAGTGTTGGGGTACTCATACTTTCGATGGTAATCACTGGTTATCAGGCATTTGCGATGGACATGGCCCCACCAAGTCATAAGGAAACAATTGACCCCCAAAAAGTAGATGAAACGGCACCATTTGATAATCCAGGGGTTTTCCAAACTGGAGAAGATAAATATGAAGTGGTCATGACCTTGCAAATCTTTAGTTTTAATCCAAATAAAATTGAAGTTCCTGCAGGCTCAGAAGTGACATTCACAATGACTTCAAAGGACGTTGTGCATGGTTTCCAAATTGCTGGGACAAACGTTAATGCAATGGTGATGCCTGGACATATTCAGAAAATAACTCAGACATTTGAGGAACCTGGAGAGTATTTAATTTTATGTAATGAATATTGTGGTGCTGGGCATCAAATGATGAGCACAACAATTACGGTGAAATAAAGAAAGGAGGAAAAGATCATGGCGTTAGCTTTAAAAGAAACATTTAGTGAAAAAACAAACAAAGCCTTAGGCGTTAATTCTGAAGATGCGAAGCTTACATTAACTTATCTGTCCCTTGCATTTATTATTTTATTTCTTGGAGGAACATTAGGCTTGCTTCAGGGTCTTAACCGTGCAGGACTATTGGAATTACCATCATGGCTTAACTATTATCAAGTGTTAACTGCTCACGGTATATTACTTGTGGTTGTATTTACTACACTGTTTATGGTTGGTTACTTCTACTCAGGAGTATCTCACACGTTGGGAGGACTATTACCAAAAGTAAGGAAAATTGCTTGGACAGCTTTAGGATCTATGCTTTTCGGTGTCGCATTAGTTGCTGCAACCGTATTTATGGGCGAAGCATCTGTTATGTATACATTCTATCCACCGATGCAAGCATCCCCATGGTTCTATATTGGTTTAGTCTTTGTTGTATTAGGTGTTTGGCTAGCTGCTTTTGGTGTATTCATCAGTGCTGCAAATTGGAAAAAGAAGAACCGTGGGCAGCATTTACCAATGTTTTCTTTCTTCGCAGTAGGTGGCTTCCTGCTTCTATTCCTAGGAAGTTTAGGAGTAACTGCAGAGGTACTTTTGCTAATCCCATGGGCTTTTGGCTGGACAGAAACTGTCAATGTCATGCTAAGCCGGACATTATTCTGGGCATTTGGTCACACAGCTGTAAACGTTTGGTATTTAGTAGCAGTTTCAGCATGGTATGTAGCTGTACCAAAGATTATTGGTGGAAGAACATTCAGTGACACACTTGCTCGTGTTGTTGTTATATTATCTGTAATATTAAACGTTCCTGGAGGCTTTCACCATCAAATTATTGACCCAGCAATCGGTGAAGGAATCAAATTCATGCATGTGTTTATGAGTCTATCCATATCCCTGCCTTCGTTACTAACCGCGTTTACGATGTTTGCTATATTCGAACGTGCAGGAAGAAAGAAAGGCGCTAAAGGGTTACTAGGATGGATTAAAAAGCTGCCTTGGGGCGACGTTCGCTTCCTTGCTCCAATGATTGCAATGATTACCTTTATTCCAGCAGGCGCTGGTGGAATTGCGCAAACAAATAACCAGCTAAATCAAGTTGTTCATAATTCTCTATGGATTGTCGGACATTTCCACTTAACTGTCGGAGTTACTGTAGCATTAACCTTCTTTGGAATCACTTATTGGTTAATCCCATATTTGTCTAAACGGGAGTTGACACCAAAATTAAATAAATTAGGTGTTATTCAAACCATAATGTGGACAGTTGGCATGTA contains the following coding sequences:
- a CDS encoding TVP38/TMEM64 family protein; the encoded protein is MYLLDIQLSNWRMMLENDQLDEYIMQLLNNYENLGPIPGILLPFIEAFLPFLPLVVFVFANAAAYGLLEGFLLSWAGSSLGAILVFFIIRRLGDKKVFRSIRKNRQVQKVTAWLERHGFGPLFLLMCFPFSPSAVINVVAGLSKISMQQFILAVILGKSVMIFSLAYIGSSILEFAKNPMKTIIVGIGIVLFWGIGKLIEKHLEKKAQLKGRNG
- the lepB gene encoding signal peptidase I — encoded protein: MRKLNYRKFIPVVIFAIAIAIIFRTVLFASYVVDGESMEPTLYDGNLLMVNKVVYNLENVDRFDVIVFHANQQDDYVKRVIGLPGDKIEYKEDKLYINGKYIEEKFLEPYRNVNETFTEDFTLEEVTGKEEVPEGKLFVMGDNREDSLDSRSFGFISQKQLVGKVDVKYWPLTEASLTFGK
- the addB gene encoding helicase-exonuclease AddAB subunit AddB: MGLRFLLGRAGTGKSGRTMDEIKEKLLENPNGTPIFYIVPDQMTFQQEYALFHDKDIVGSIRAQVVSFSRLAWRILQETGGGTKQFISSVGVQMMLRKIIEEKTEDWRVFQKAMEKQGFLSQLEKMITEFKRYNISPEVLQSQMIEMEGYVHKESGEEALINKLDDLGYIYEKLMVALQDKYIDSEDQLQLLADKIGQSSVLQDAEIYLDGFHRFTPNELVVVEALLKKCKSVTIALTVDGLETEASELDLFYQTVETYHQIQQIAIENQIPLEETVQLDPAYGRFSNRPYFAHLEQYFDVRPAPQFDGETPIRIAEAVHPRAEVEGVAQEIIRLVREENYRFRDLAVFIRQTDTYHDLIATIFEDYDIPVFIDEKRTMLNHSLIEFIRSVLDIVEGNWRYDAIFRVLKTGFIPMTDKEYPLTADAIDELENYVLEYGIRSRNRWLSEDEWVFQRFRGFDQATQTDTEKEIQKRINRYRKQVVRALAPFDEDMRKVSTVRELCERTYLLLEELGVPNCLEQMRELFDEQGEIEKGREQEQVWNAVIQLFDEMVEMAGEETMTLTTFRATLDAGFETLKFAHVPPSMDHVIVGTIDRSRISGIKCSFLLGVNEGVWPMKPSGDGMINEQERELLAGHGLRLAETSKRQLLDDWFYMYIAFTSAKDKLWVSYPLSDEEGKSKMPSQLIKRVEDLFPVCCEHLLLQDPDELVEADRFITTPTKTRSALTAQLARNRKGYPVKPIWWHVLNWYITHHERYSTTYNVLQSLFYENKPINLDTVTVEKLYPKQVKASVSRLETYYRCSYQHFAKYSLGLDERKTYKLDAPDIGQLFHEALKTITEWVQQEGRNFAQLTKNDTDGYARKAVTNLAPILQHQILHSSNRYKYIQQKLQEVIARAAYILSEQARQSNFSPVGLELGFGTNQTLPPLTLPLPNGYELMLRGRIDRIDQALNNESLFLRIIDYKSSSKGLNLLEVYYGLALQMLTYLDVVLTHSETWLGVKATPAGVLYFHVHNPMISGDQKLPEDKIEEEIFKKYKMQGLLLSDEDIVKMMDTSLDSGTSTIIPAGVKKNGGFYSSSKIADEDTFTSLQSHIHQLMMQAGIDMTEGGVHLNPYQHKQQIACTYCPFHAVCQFDPMLEDNNYRKLTEMKEETILEKIRGEGEVK
- the addA gene encoding helicase-exonuclease AddAB subunit AddA — translated: MVNWTKEQEDAIYTAGKDVLVAAAAGSGKTAVLVERIIQKLLNKEKPVDIDSLLVVTFTNAAAQEMRNRVGEALEKALAEDPSSSHLKKQLSLLQRASISTLHSFCLDVVKQYAYLLDIDPGFRIANDMEADLIKQEVMEDLFEEWYGAEGEEQEGFFQVVDRFSSDRSDVEVEELILDLYTFAVQNPWPDQWLDELAYTYHVPENWQESDLEWLSIIKREVKDQLTAIQQEMELALDITRENDGPYQYADTIEKDLVNVQEAFAHLDTWDALQTFMSASKFATLSRKKADCDEDKKEKVKTLRNSYKDRWTKMQKSWFSRKLQNHVEDMRELAPVIKQLTELVKEFKKRFTVQKQEKAIVDFSDLEHYCLQLLLDETSTSDQPIPSDVAIHFKKQFSELLVDEYQDTNMVQETLLTLISDQSGPGNMFMVGDVKQSIYRFRHAEPSLFIDKYKRFAKEEHPAQRIDLASNFRSREHVLVGANYIFRQILDEQVGEINYDENAELIYGNKMYEELPYPTPNPELLIIDREGEEDKEEGNGEEDYRDLEKAQLEARAYANKIKEWIGSKEAAPLQVVDKATQTQRDLQYRDVVILMRSMTWAPTIVDELKKQGIPVYAELSSGYFEAIEVKIMISFLKIIDNPRQDIPLASVLRSPIVGLNEDDLASIRLAEKNVTFFEALKKYSKQAKDATANKTARLLEQLDHFRNASRQGALSELIWQIYRETGYYDFVGGIPGGRQRQANLRALYDRARTYETTSFRGLFRFLRFIERMEERGDDLGSARALSEQEDVVRIMTIHKSKGLEFPVVIVGAMDKQFNMMDLNQKYLLHKDLGFATKYIDPIKRITYPTLYFHALSKEKRRELLAEEMRVLYVALTRAKEKLVMIGNVASFEKKREKWQRMVDHSEWVLPAHFRMDAKTYLDWVGPALIRHQESDILRTREIHDAVLEEIRVDPSRWDVTILHGSQLANLEESIVEKSLHLKENMTEWKQVDVADDELKDIVEMRLSYQYPYSKATASRAKQTVTEIKRQREIKDEYSADQLVTEYKAPIVKRPNFIQKEKKVTAAEKGTAIHTVMQHIPLQKSLSSEEIEIFTEELVEREILTRDEANIIDYQAIEEFFHSEIANYMMETGHLHREVPFSLALPANEVYATWQEDTKEKVLIQGVIDCLIPHADGWIILDYKTDALTDADTDEKKLRKRYETQMRLYKEAVESIWKQHVKKTYLYFFSKQLLVDVPIEKE
- a CDS encoding cytochrome c oxidase subunit II; its protein translation is MKMHRAEEIWLVISVGVLILSMVITGYQAFAMDMAPPSHKETIDPQKVDETAPFDNPGVFQTGEDKYEVVMTLQIFSFNPNKIEVPAGSEVTFTMTSKDVVHGFQIAGTNVNAMVMPGHIQKITQTFEEPGEYLILCNEYCGAGHQMMSTTITVK
- a CDS encoding cbb3-type cytochrome c oxidase subunit I; amino-acid sequence: MALALKETFSEKTNKALGVNSEDAKLTLTYLSLAFIILFLGGTLGLLQGLNRAGLLELPSWLNYYQVLTAHGILLVVVFTTLFMVGYFYSGVSHTLGGLLPKVRKIAWTALGSMLFGVALVAATVFMGEASVMYTFYPPMQASPWFYIGLVFVVLGVWLAAFGVFISAANWKKKNRGQHLPMFSFFAVGGFLLLFLGSLGVTAEVLLLIPWAFGWTETVNVMLSRTLFWAFGHTAVNVWYLVAVSAWYVAVPKIIGGRTFSDTLARVVVILSVILNVPGGFHHQIIDPAIGEGIKFMHVFMSLSISLPSLLTAFTMFAIFERAGRKKGAKGLLGWIKKLPWGDVRFLAPMIAMITFIPAGAGGIAQTNNQLNQVVHNSLWIVGHFHLTVGVTVALTFFGITYWLIPYLSKRELTPKLNKLGVIQTIMWTVGMYLMAGAMHWVGLLGSPRRTSFSTYGDHATALGWNPYLFSLAIGGTLLFLAVLLMVYIAFHLMFKAPKGNTEFPIAEPEDGAAPTPQWTERWGLWIVVAIAIISMGYVIPVVDMIVNAPAGSPPFRTW